From Streptomyces zhihengii, the proteins below share one genomic window:
- a CDS encoding rod shape-determining protein, which yields MTVSLEQLRRCHVAVDLGAARTRVFVKGAGLVVDEPSVAAVNTRTGALIAVGALAEKMTGRTPDYIRVVRPVSGGTVVDIEMAQRMLRHLLGEKLRRQLRRKPRLRAAASTPHDSDPLAQRATVETLVGLGARRVELVDTLIAAAVGCGLPVEQPTATMIMVCGAATTQIAVLSLGSIVTAERIPVGGNAIDYAVIQHLRHQHELLLPSQSVRPLQLALRGNGLTAQGPAVTEIHGRDVATGLARSVRVDTAAVRDAIHTPLTSVLDGIGKVLRVCPPDLVADLVDRGIMMVGGSALLPGLDQMLRDATGMPVQIAERPDTCAVLGLGAMLEGRIKPMVLDPLADAIPEAQPGVRTEFLKLGDGDREGVAAGAGAGSLRGGDGAADDGDPF from the coding sequence ATGACCGTCAGCCTTGAGCAGCTCCGCCGGTGCCATGTCGCCGTCGACCTGGGAGCCGCTCGGACCCGTGTCTTCGTGAAGGGCGCCGGACTCGTCGTCGACGAGCCGAGCGTCGCCGCGGTGAACACCCGCACCGGCGCCCTCATCGCCGTCGGCGCGCTCGCCGAGAAGATGACGGGCCGCACCCCGGACTACATCCGCGTCGTCCGCCCCGTCTCCGGCGGCACCGTCGTCGACATCGAGATGGCCCAGCGGATGCTGCGTCACCTGCTCGGCGAGAAGCTCCGGCGCCAGCTCCGCCGCAAGCCCCGGCTGCGGGCCGCCGCGAGCACCCCGCACGACAGCGACCCGCTCGCCCAGCGCGCGACGGTGGAGACCCTGGTGGGGCTCGGCGCCCGGCGGGTGGAGCTCGTGGACACACTGATCGCCGCGGCGGTCGGCTGCGGGCTCCCCGTCGAGCAGCCCACCGCCACCATGATCATGGTGTGCGGCGCGGCGACCACCCAGATCGCGGTGCTGTCCCTCGGCTCGATCGTGACCGCCGAGCGCATTCCCGTCGGCGGCAACGCCATCGACTACGCCGTCATCCAGCACCTGCGCCACCAGCACGAGCTGCTGCTGCCCAGCCAGTCCGTGCGCCCGCTCCAGCTCGCCCTGCGCGGCAACGGCCTGACGGCCCAGGGCCCGGCGGTCACCGAGATCCACGGGCGGGACGTCGCCACCGGCCTGGCCCGTTCGGTGCGCGTCGACACGGCCGCCGTGCGGGACGCCATCCACACGCCGCTGACCTCCGTGCTCGACGGCATCGGCAAGGTGCTGCGGGTGTGCCCGCCGGATCTGGTGGCCGACCTGGTGGACCGCGGCATCATGATGGTCGGCGGCAGCGCCCTGCTGCCGGGCCTGGACCAGATGCTGCGGGACGCCACCGGCATGCCGGTGCAGATCGCCGAACGCCCCGACACCTGCGCCGTCCTCGGTCTGGGCGCGATGCTGGAGGGCCGGATCAAGCCGATGGTGCTGGACCCGCTGGCGGACGCGATCCCCGAGGCGCAGCCGGGCGTGCGCACGGAGTTCCTGAAGCTCGGCGACGGCGACCGCGAGGGTGTCGCGGCGGGCGCCGGCGCGGGCTCCCTGCGCGGCGGCGACGGAGCCGCCGACGACGGCGACCCCTTCTGA
- a CDS encoding carboxyl transferase domain-containing protein: protein MADPGVRISAREAIALVCDAFTEHELGEVPPAGDGPLGWEGYGAARDRAARRTGSAESVVYGEASCGGVPCVVLSFEFGFLGGSLGERTGDRLEAAYALARELRRPLVSLIATGGSRMQEGMVALGQLQRVARASVLLREAGVGHLAVLRDPTTGGGWATLGAGADVVLALPGAQVGFAGSRVRPPGADPAAYTAEGQLAAGQVDDVVPEHALRDTVAFWAGALGGGDTAPAAAPVPRALGAEVRLPRSGMDAVEAARDPRRPRAAAYLDDYFTRREPLRGDRCGGDDPGMLCGVGLHRGRPVAYAAQAGTATRPAGYRTAARVVELAGRIGLPVLTLVDTPGAANDAEAERAGAGAAIAGLFGAIAAARTPVTSLLIGEGGSGGALALAAPGRTWATPDSYFSVIAPEWAAAILKRDPSRVAHTADQLRLRPQDLAELGVVRGIVGPAPH, encoded by the coding sequence ATGGCTGACCCCGGCGTCCGGATCTCCGCCCGCGAGGCGATCGCCCTGGTCTGCGACGCCTTCACCGAGCACGAGCTCGGCGAGGTGCCGCCGGCCGGGGACGGCCCGCTGGGCTGGGAGGGCTACGGCGCGGCCCGCGACCGGGCGGCCCGCCGCACGGGGTCGGCGGAGTCCGTCGTCTACGGCGAGGCGAGCTGCGGCGGTGTGCCGTGCGTGGTGCTCTCCTTCGAGTTCGGCTTCCTCGGGGGCTCGCTCGGCGAACGCACCGGGGACCGGCTGGAGGCCGCGTACGCGCTCGCGCGCGAACTCCGCCGGCCGCTGGTGTCGCTGATCGCGACCGGTGGCAGCCGGATGCAGGAGGGCATGGTCGCGCTCGGCCAGCTCCAGCGGGTGGCGCGGGCGTCCGTGCTGCTGCGGGAGGCGGGCGTCGGGCATCTCGCGGTGCTGCGCGACCCGACGACCGGCGGCGGCTGGGCCACCCTCGGCGCCGGCGCCGACGTGGTCCTCGCGCTGCCCGGGGCGCAGGTCGGCTTCGCCGGCTCGCGGGTCCGCCCGCCCGGCGCGGACCCGGCCGCCTACACGGCCGAGGGCCAGCTCGCGGCCGGGCAGGTCGACGACGTGGTGCCGGAGCACGCGCTCCGGGACACGGTCGCGTTCTGGGCCGGGGCCCTCGGCGGCGGGGACACCGCGCCGGCGGCGGCGCCGGTGCCGCGGGCACTCGGAGCGGAGGTGCGGCTGCCGCGCTCGGGCATGGACGCCGTCGAGGCGGCCCGGGACCCGCGCCGCCCGCGGGCGGCGGCGTACCTGGACGACTACTTCACCCGGCGCGAGCCGCTGCGCGGCGACCGCTGCGGCGGCGACGACCCCGGGATGCTCTGCGGGGTGGGACTGCACCGGGGACGGCCGGTGGCCTACGCGGCCCAGGCCGGCACCGCGACCCGGCCCGCCGGCTACCGGACGGCGGCCCGGGTGGTGGAACTCGCCGGACGGATCGGGCTGCCGGTGCTGACCCTGGTCGACACCCCGGGCGCGGCCAACGACGCGGAGGCGGAACGGGCGGGCGCCGGGGCGGCCATCGCCGGGCTGTTCGGCGCGATCGCCGCCGCGCGCACCCCCGTCACCAGTCTGCTGATCGGCGAGGGCGGCTCGGGCGGGGCGCTGGCCCTGGCCGCGCCGGGCCGCACCTGGGCCACGCCGGACAGCTACTTCTCGGTGATCGCCCCGGAATGGGCGGCCGCGATCCTCAAGCGCGACCCGTCACGGGTCGCGCACACGGCCGACCAGTTGCGGCTGCGCCCGCAGGATCTGGCCGAACTGGGCGTGGTGCGGGGCATCGTGGGCCCGGCGCCGCACTGA
- a CDS encoding sensor histidine kinase, with translation MTGGEPVTPGAPDLSGVLAAVIGVGGELELRPALQRIVDTAASLTGARYAALGVLDPEHRRITELFTHGPTGPERDRTGEPPGGPAGLIGELLRDPRPLAPEDPTGDPRSPGVPGGPPRTHTFLGVPVRVGGEVFGHLYLTERRGGPFDDEDLALVTVLASQAGIAVGNARLYETARRRERWIEGAAAVTTALLSGRSADDALTTVAEQARILAGAAAGVVLQPTEEGGMEIVAASTRDDPEGLVGTTILPGSPVLVQLLGGEPVFIEDSATDPRMTTQVRSRFGPSMMLPLQSGGRLIGTLALPRRRGDAAYTAVEQSLASRFAAHAALALLLADAQHDRERLAVYEDRDRIARDLHDLVVQRLFATEMMLESTRRRAAGEEGTQALIGRAVDELDSTIQEVRTAIFALQQPPADAPTTFRGRVLRETRGAAVLLGFSPSVRFTGPVDALVREPLEGRLLAELRGALAAAHRRAGVSRIEVTVDVTATLPDGGDGVRLLVRDDGAREDGGPGTVFAWEADRRAGAGPEAPDTP, from the coding sequence GTGACGGGCGGGGAGCCGGTGACCCCGGGAGCGCCGGACCTCTCCGGTGTCCTGGCGGCCGTCATCGGCGTCGGCGGCGAACTCGAACTCCGCCCCGCCCTCCAGCGCATCGTCGACACCGCCGCCTCGCTGACCGGCGCCCGCTACGCGGCGCTCGGTGTGCTGGACCCCGAACACCGCCGGATCACCGAGCTGTTCACCCATGGCCCGACCGGGCCGGAACGCGACCGGACCGGGGAGCCGCCCGGCGGCCCGGCGGGGCTGATCGGGGAGCTGCTCCGCGATCCGCGGCCGCTCGCCCCGGAGGACCCGACCGGGGACCCCCGCTCCCCGGGGGTCCCCGGCGGGCCTCCCCGGACGCACACCTTCCTCGGCGTCCCGGTGCGGGTCGGCGGGGAGGTGTTCGGCCATCTGTACCTGACGGAGCGCCGGGGCGGCCCGTTCGACGACGAGGACCTGGCGCTGGTCACGGTGCTGGCCTCGCAGGCCGGGATCGCGGTGGGCAACGCCCGGCTGTACGAGACGGCCCGCCGGCGGGAACGCTGGATCGAGGGCGCGGCGGCCGTCACCACGGCCCTGCTCTCCGGCCGCAGCGCGGACGACGCGCTGACGACGGTGGCGGAGCAGGCGAGGATCCTCGCCGGGGCGGCGGCGGGGGTGGTGCTCCAGCCGACCGAGGAGGGCGGGATGGAGATCGTCGCCGCCTCCACCCGCGACGACCCGGAGGGCCTGGTGGGGACGACGATCCTGCCCGGCTCCCCCGTGCTCGTCCAACTGCTGGGCGGTGAGCCGGTGTTCATCGAGGACTCGGCCACCGACCCGAGGATGACGACGCAGGTGCGCAGCCGCTTCGGCCCGTCGATGATGCTGCCGCTCCAGAGCGGCGGCCGGCTGATCGGCACGCTCGCGCTGCCGCGCCGCCGGGGAGACGCCGCGTACACGGCCGTCGAGCAGTCGCTGGCCTCGCGGTTCGCCGCGCACGCCGCGCTGGCGCTGCTGCTCGCCGACGCGCAGCACGACCGGGAGCGGCTCGCCGTCTACGAGGACCGCGACCGGATCGCCCGCGACCTCCACGACCTGGTCGTCCAGCGGCTGTTCGCGACGGAGATGATGCTGGAGTCCACCCGCCGCAGGGCGGCCGGCGAGGAGGGGACCCAGGCGCTGATCGGGCGGGCGGTGGACGAACTGGACTCCACCATCCAGGAGGTGCGGACGGCGATCTTCGCGCTCCAGCAGCCGCCGGCCGACGCGCCGACGACGTTCCGCGGCCGGGTGCTGCGCGAGACCCGGGGCGCCGCCGTGCTGCTGGGGTTCTCGCCGTCGGTGCGCTTCACGGGGCCGGTCGACGCCCTGGTGCGCGAGCCGCTGGAGGGGCGGCTGCTGGCCGAGCTGCGCGGGGCGCTGGCCGCGGCGCACCGGCGGGCCGGGGTGTCGCGGATCGAGGTGACCGTGGACGTGACGGCGACCCTGCCGGACGGCGGCGACGGGGTGCGGCTGCTGGTGCGGGACGACGGGGCACGCGAGGACGGCGGCCCGGGCACCGTGTTCGCCTGGGAGGCGGACCGCCGGGCCGGGGCCGGACCGGAAGCGCCGGACACGCCGTAG
- a CDS encoding MarR family winged helix-turn-helix transcriptional regulator, with protein sequence MAAQGTDPLTVEVVELIGSVVARYHDEYERAAAEHSLTGAQARVLGLLSMEALPMRRIARTMKCEPSNITGIVDRLEVRGLVERRPDPGDRRVKLAAATDEGRDLARRLRTSLDFAREPLAELTAAERALLRDLLRRMLGGPEA encoded by the coding sequence ATGGCCGCCCAAGGAACAGACCCCCTGACCGTCGAGGTCGTCGAGCTCATCGGCTCCGTCGTGGCCCGCTACCACGACGAGTACGAGCGGGCGGCCGCCGAGCACTCCCTCACCGGCGCACAGGCGCGGGTCCTGGGACTGCTGTCCATGGAGGCGCTGCCCATGCGCCGGATCGCCCGGACGATGAAGTGCGAGCCGTCGAACATCACCGGCATCGTGGACCGCCTGGAGGTCCGCGGCCTGGTCGAACGCCGCCCGGATCCGGGCGACCGCAGGGTCAAGCTGGCCGCGGCCACCGACGAGGGCCGCGACCTGGCGCGCCGGCTGCGCACCTCGCTGGACTTCGCCCGCGAGCCGCTCGCCGAGCTCACCGCCGCCGAGCGCGCGCTCCTGCGCGACCTGCTCAGACGGATGCTCGGGGGCCCGGAGGCGTAA
- a CDS encoding nitrate/nitrite transporter, with protein sequence MATIGFTLTFWAWNLISPLGGAFKDRLDLSSFQQSLLVAVPVLVGSLGRIPAGALTDKYGAKRMFPLVSALTIVPVLLLIPAKDSYGAMLAVGFLLGLGGTTFAIGIPLVNSWFPPSERGLALGIFGMGMGGVALSGYFTPRIADHGDNLPFLVVAVALAVYAALAAVLITDHPDRKVPTTSLGHRLGQAGRLRVTWELSALYAIGFGGIVAFGVYLPTYLKTWYELSPTDAGTKAAGFALVTVVFRPFGGWLSDRVHPAVVTAGALGFVALLAIVQAFDPDLDPVGTIALLCMAAGLGTASGSVFALVSQVTPQPQVGSVTGIVGAMGGLGGFVPPLVMGAIYSAKDSYSIGFMLLSDLALAGCVYAYGRMRTLRPNA encoded by the coding sequence ATGGCCACGATCGGGTTCACCCTCACCTTCTGGGCCTGGAACCTGATCTCCCCGCTCGGCGGCGCCTTCAAGGACCGGCTGGACCTGAGCTCGTTCCAGCAGTCGCTGCTCGTCGCGGTGCCGGTGCTGGTCGGGTCGCTGGGGCGGATCCCGGCGGGCGCGCTGACCGACAAGTACGGCGCGAAGCGGATGTTCCCGCTGGTGTCGGCGCTCACCATCGTGCCGGTGCTGCTGCTGATCCCGGCGAAGGACTCCTACGGGGCGATGCTCGCGGTCGGGTTCCTGCTGGGCCTGGGCGGCACGACGTTCGCGATCGGCATCCCGCTGGTCAACTCCTGGTTCCCGCCGTCCGAGCGCGGCCTCGCGCTCGGCATCTTCGGCATGGGCATGGGCGGCGTGGCGCTGTCCGGCTACTTCACCCCGCGGATCGCCGACCACGGCGACAACCTGCCGTTCCTGGTGGTGGCCGTCGCGCTGGCCGTGTACGCGGCCCTCGCCGCCGTGCTGATCACCGACCACCCGGACCGCAAGGTCCCCACCACCTCGCTCGGCCACCGGCTGGGGCAGGCGGGGCGGCTGCGGGTGACCTGGGAGCTGTCGGCGCTGTACGCGATCGGCTTCGGCGGCATCGTGGCGTTCGGGGTGTACCTGCCGACGTATCTGAAGACGTGGTACGAGCTGAGCCCCACCGACGCGGGCACCAAGGCGGCCGGATTCGCGCTGGTGACCGTCGTGTTCCGGCCGTTCGGCGGCTGGCTCTCGGACCGGGTCCATCCGGCCGTGGTCACGGCGGGGGCGCTCGGGTTCGTGGCGCTGCTGGCGATCGTGCAGGCCTTCGACCCGGATCTGGACCCGGTCGGCACCATCGCCCTGCTGTGCATGGCGGCCGGGCTGGGCACCGCGAGCGGCAGTGTCTTCGCCCTCGTCTCACAGGTCACCCCGCAGCCGCAGGTCGGCAGCGTGACCGGCATCGTCGGCGCCATGGGCGGTCTCGGCGGCTTCGTGCCGCCGCTGGTGATGGGCGCGATCTACAGCGCCAAGGACTCGTACTCGATCGGCTTCATGCTGCTGTCGGACCTGGCCCTGGCGGGCTGTGTGTACGCGTACGGGCGGATGCGCACCCTGCGGCCGAACGCCTGA
- a CDS encoding NADP-dependent oxidoreductase — translation MSALPASGREWHLVARPHGWPKAEDFALREAEVTAPAEGRVLVRNLHFSVDPYMRGRMNDVKSYTPPFKLDHPMDGGAVGEVVASAAEGFEVGDHVLHGLGWREYASVPAQHAVKVDASLAPLSAYLGVLGMTGLTAYAGLFEVASFKEGDAVFVSGAAGAVGSQVGQMARIKGASRVIGSAGSDEKVKLLVEKYGFDAAFNYKNGPVGQQLKDAAPDGIDVYFDNVGGDHLEAAISSFNVGGRATICGMIAQYNNTEATPGPRNLALVIGKRLRLTGMLVNDHKHLQQQFTEDVSGWIASGELKYDETVVEGIEHGYDAFAGMLRGENTGKMIVSLG, via the coding sequence ATGTCCGCACTTCCCGCGTCCGGCCGTGAATGGCACCTCGTCGCCCGTCCGCACGGCTGGCCCAAGGCGGAGGACTTCGCGCTCCGCGAGGCCGAGGTCACCGCGCCCGCCGAGGGCCGGGTCCTCGTGCGCAACCTGCACTTCTCGGTCGACCCCTACATGCGCGGCCGGATGAACGACGTGAAGTCCTACACCCCGCCGTTCAAGCTCGACCACCCCATGGACGGCGGCGCCGTCGGCGAGGTCGTCGCCTCCGCGGCCGAGGGCTTCGAGGTCGGCGACCACGTGCTGCACGGCCTCGGCTGGCGCGAGTACGCGAGCGTCCCCGCCCAGCACGCGGTGAAGGTCGACGCCTCCCTCGCGCCGCTCTCCGCCTACCTCGGGGTGCTCGGCATGACCGGCCTCACCGCCTACGCGGGCCTGTTCGAGGTGGCCTCCTTCAAGGAGGGCGACGCCGTGTTCGTCTCCGGCGCGGCCGGCGCGGTCGGCAGCCAGGTCGGCCAGATGGCGCGGATCAAGGGCGCCTCGCGGGTCATCGGCTCGGCCGGCTCCGACGAGAAGGTCAAGCTCCTCGTCGAGAAGTACGGCTTCGACGCCGCGTTCAACTACAAGAACGGCCCCGTCGGGCAGCAGCTCAAGGACGCCGCCCCCGACGGCATCGACGTCTACTTCGACAACGTCGGCGGCGACCACCTGGAGGCCGCGATCTCCTCGTTCAACGTCGGCGGCCGCGCCACCATCTGCGGCATGATCGCCCAGTACAACAACACCGAGGCCACGCCCGGCCCGCGCAACCTCGCCCTGGTCATCGGCAAGCGGCTGCGGCTGACGGGCATGCTGGTCAACGACCACAAGCACCTCCAGCAGCAGTTCACCGAGGACGTCTCCGGCTGGATCGCCTCCGGCGAGCTGAAGTACGACGAGACGGTCGTCGAGGGCATCGAGCACGGCTACGACGCCTTCGCCGGCATGCTCCGCGGCGAGAACACCGGAAAGATGATCGTCTCGCTGGGCTGA
- a CDS encoding organic hydroperoxide resistance protein — protein MSIQQSDVLYTAVATAENGRDGRVATDDGVLDVVVNPPKAMGGSGAGTNPEQLFAAGYSACFQGALGVVARQEKADISGSTVTAEVGIGKNDDGFGIIVKISATIPNVDADTARDLLEKAHQVCPYSKATRGNITVDLAV, from the coding sequence ATGTCCATCCAGCAGTCCGACGTGCTCTACACCGCCGTGGCCACCGCCGAGAACGGCCGCGACGGGCGCGTCGCCACCGACGACGGCGTGCTCGACGTCGTCGTCAACCCGCCGAAGGCCATGGGCGGCAGCGGCGCCGGCACCAACCCGGAGCAGCTCTTCGCCGCCGGCTACAGCGCCTGCTTCCAGGGCGCCCTCGGCGTGGTCGCCCGCCAGGAGAAGGCGGACATCAGCGGCTCGACCGTCACCGCCGAGGTCGGCATCGGCAAGAACGACGACGGCTTCGGGATCATCGTGAAGATCTCCGCGACGATCCCGAACGTCGACGCCGACACCGCCAGGGACCTTCTGGAGAAGGCCCACCAGGTCTGCCCGTACTCCAAGGCGACCCGCGGCAACATCACGGTCGACCTGGCCGTGTGA
- a CDS encoding acyl-CoA synthetase, producing MSSLFPALTGTPGGPDPVALRFGERSLTYGRLAGAAGALAARLRADAGTGRVALWATPALETAVGAVAALLAGTPVVPLNPRTGERELAHILGDSAPSLVLAAPGERLPAALDALERVDVDVTGEGRIPDTEPEPDAAGLVVYTSGTTGPPKGAVLSRRAVATTLDALEDAWRWDAADVLVHALPLFHVHGLILGVLGPLRRGGEVRHLGRFSPEGVARELGAGGTMLFGVPTMYHRIAEALAGDPELVKALAGARLLVSGSAALPLPDHERIAAATGRRVIERYGMTETLMNTSVRADAEPRPGSVGVPLRGVELRLVEEDGTEITALDDETIGEIQVRGANLFTEYLGRPDATAAAFDGDWFRTGDMAVRSADGSVRIVGRKATDLIKSGGYKIGAGEIENVLLDHPAVREAAVTGEPDADLGERIVAWVVAADPAAPPSADELTGHVAAQLSPHKRPREVRFLDVLPRNDMGKIMKRALGDG from the coding sequence TTGAGTTCCCTCTTCCCGGCGCTGACGGGCACGCCCGGTGGCCCGGACCCGGTGGCCCTGCGCTTCGGTGAGCGGTCCCTGACGTACGGACGACTGGCCGGGGCGGCCGGGGCGCTGGCCGCCCGGCTGCGCGCGGACGCCGGAACGGGACGGGTCGCGCTGTGGGCGACCCCGGCCCTGGAGACCGCGGTCGGCGCGGTGGCCGCGCTGCTGGCCGGCACCCCCGTCGTCCCGCTGAACCCGAGGACCGGTGAGCGGGAACTGGCCCACATCCTCGGCGACAGCGCCCCCTCGCTCGTGCTGGCCGCCCCCGGCGAACGGCTCCCGGCGGCGCTGGACGCGCTGGAGCGGGTGGACGTGGACGTCACCGGCGAGGGCCGGATCCCGGACACCGAGCCGGAGCCGGACGCGGCGGGCCTGGTCGTCTACACCTCGGGCACCACCGGGCCGCCCAAGGGCGCCGTGCTGTCCCGGCGCGCGGTCGCCACCACGCTGGACGCGCTGGAGGACGCCTGGCGGTGGGACGCGGCCGACGTCCTGGTGCACGCGCTGCCGCTGTTCCATGTGCACGGGCTGATCCTGGGCGTCCTCGGGCCGCTGCGCCGCGGCGGCGAGGTGCGGCACCTGGGCCGTTTCAGCCCCGAGGGCGTGGCGCGGGAGCTGGGCGCCGGGGGCACGATGCTGTTCGGCGTGCCGACGATGTACCACCGCATCGCCGAAGCCCTGGCCGGCGACCCGGAGCTGGTGAAGGCCCTGGCGGGGGCGCGGCTGCTGGTGTCGGGCTCGGCGGCGCTGCCGCTGCCGGACCACGAGCGGATCGCGGCGGCGACCGGGCGGCGGGTGATCGAGCGGTACGGGATGACCGAGACCCTCATGAACACCAGCGTGCGCGCCGACGCCGAGCCCCGGCCCGGTTCGGTCGGGGTGCCGCTGCGCGGGGTGGAGCTGCGGCTCGTCGAGGAGGACGGCACCGAGATCACCGCCCTGGACGACGAGACGATCGGCGAGATCCAGGTGCGCGGCGCCAACCTGTTCACGGAGTACCTGGGCCGGCCGGACGCGACGGCCGCCGCCTTCGACGGCGACTGGTTCCGCACCGGTGACATGGCGGTGCGCTCGGCGGACGGTTCCGTGCGGATCGTCGGCCGCAAGGCCACCGACCTGATCAAGAGCGGCGGCTACAAGATCGGGGCGGGTGAGATCGAGAACGTGCTGCTCGACCACCCGGCCGTGCGCGAGGCCGCCGTGACCGGGGAGCCGGACGCGGACCTCGGCGAGCGGATCGTCGCCTGGGTGGTGGCCGCCGACCCCGCCGCGCCGCCGAGCGCGGACGAGCTGACCGGGCACGTCGCCGCCCAGCTCTCCCCGCACAAGCGGCCGCGGGAGGTCCGGTTCCTGGACGTCCTGCCGCGCAACGACATGGGGAAGATCATGAAGCGGGCGCTGGGCGATGGCTGA
- a CDS encoding SCO2400 family protein — MDYCHPCGRHLNGALACAGCGTPVEELRRLSFAPAAANTPVYELERDPEPEPAPPGPRSARRQAASRRKPAPSGRRARKKRGRKLAVGTVGLALAAGALGFAQFAEGPGDDGAATAVKERAVVETESAEPTPSDQAPEGPAEVTGKPVASSGAPRPGRTAVPVRAPGKGGSGTAEAAPDTASPSPSATREPEEAAPSASASASPSGGAPSGGPGTQAPSPGPPPPAEPSPTPTCERFLWWCL; from the coding sequence ATGGATTACTGCCACCCGTGCGGACGGCACCTCAACGGCGCTCTGGCCTGTGCCGGGTGCGGTACCCCTGTCGAGGAGCTCCGCCGTCTCAGCTTCGCCCCTGCGGCGGCGAACACGCCTGTCTACGAGCTGGAGCGCGATCCGGAGCCGGAGCCCGCGCCGCCGGGGCCGCGCAGTGCGCGCCGGCAGGCGGCGTCGCGCCGCAAGCCCGCCCCGTCGGGGCGCAGGGCGCGCAAGAAGCGCGGGCGCAAGCTGGCGGTCGGGACCGTCGGCCTGGCGCTGGCCGCGGGCGCGCTGGGTTTCGCGCAGTTCGCGGAGGGCCCGGGCGACGACGGGGCGGCGACCGCGGTGAAGGAACGTGCCGTCGTCGAGACGGAGTCGGCCGAGCCCACGCCGTCCGACCAGGCGCCCGAGGGCCCGGCGGAGGTGACCGGGAAGCCGGTGGCCTCGTCGGGCGCCCCGCGCCCCGGGCGGACGGCGGTGCCGGTGCGCGCGCCCGGCAAGGGTGGTTCCGGTACGGCGGAGGCCGCTCCGGACACCGCGAGCCCCTCGCCCTCGGCGACCCGGGAGCCGGAGGAGGCCGCGCCTTCGGCTTCCGCCTCGGCGTCGCCGTCGGGCGGTGCGCCCTCGGGCGGCCCGGGCACCCAGGCGCCGTCGCCGGGGCCCCCGCCGCCGGCCGAGCCGTCGCCCACGCCGACGTGCGAGCGCTTCCTGTGGTGGTGTCTGTGA